A portion of the Limanda limanda chromosome 3, fLimLim1.1, whole genome shotgun sequence genome contains these proteins:
- the scamp5b gene encoding secretory carrier-associated membrane protein 5 — translation MAEPNFPPLPGFIPLKPCFYQDFDEIPEQHRNMCKKMYHLWMLNSATLAVNLVGCFVWMFGGGGVTNFGLAIIWLLMFSPCSYVCWFRPIYKAFKNDSSFNYMLFFFVFMAQVGISIIQSIGIPGWGVCGWLATISFFSYNIFIALVMLIPTIMFTVVATLSFIALTRIHNFYRGSDGSMSKAQAEWATGAWKNPHVQAAAQEAAIGAATGGMQQGQYSSPQYNDNQV, via the exons AACCCAATTTCCCCCCACTGCCCGGATTCATTCCACTCAAGCCATGTTTCTACCAGGACTTTGACGAGATCCCTGAGCAGCATCGCAACATGTGCAAGAAAATGTACCACCTGTGGATGT TGAACAGCGCCACACTCGCAGTAAATCTCGTGGGATGCTTCGTCTGGATGTTCGGTGGAGGTGGAGTCACCAACTTTGGACTGGCCATCATCTGGCTCCTCATGTTCTCTCCCTGCTCTTACGTCTGTTGGTTTAGGCCCATCTACAAGGCCTTCAA gaatGACAGCTCCTTCAACTACATGCTGTTCTTTTTTGTGTTCATGGCCCAAGTCGGCATCAGCATCATTCAAAGCATCGGCATCCCTGGCTGGGGAGTGTG TGGTTGGCTGGCAACCATCTCCTTCTTCAGCTATAATATTTTTATTGCACTGGTAATGCTGATCCCTACGATCATGTTCACGGTTGTGGCCACGCTGTCCTTCATCGCCCTCACCAGG ATCCATAATTTCTACCGTGGCAGTGATGGCAGCATGTCCAAAGCTCAGGCGGAGTGGGCCACTGGCGCCTGGAAGAACCCTCATGTCCAGGCCGCGGCCCAGGAAGCCGCCATTGGGGCCGCGACCGGAGGCATGCAGCAGGGTCAGTACTCCAGCCCACAATATAACGACAACCAGGTGTAA